A stretch of the Neisseria sp. DTU_2020_1000833_1_SI_GRL_NUU_006 genome encodes the following:
- a CDS encoding GNAT family N-acetyltransferase, whose protein sequence is MLVCNPYEVVIHGTTNKGKIFRPSDWAERLCGILSSFTKDNRLSYSNWVRPILVDNVRCVAIDKKLEEDNPQMFRFLMDFAADNDLRIIDCKELLKEQEAKAQGEPAERVPLAQAIEEKHAAEKAPVQAAAADYVLREIPPEDTSTAFAALSVLRSSLTDISKFTEQINTVQRPAGYRLLGIFEEGKHNAVAVCGFRESCNLASGRHIHIDDIVTLPQSRRKGYASRLLAEVRKIGAETGVTKIHLNVHVNHDRVDAHRLYFKNGFEICAYHFRCDPK, encoded by the coding sequence ATGTTAGTCTGCAACCCTTACGAAGTCGTGATTCACGGCACAACCAACAAAGGCAAGATTTTCCGTCCCAGCGACTGGGCAGAACGCCTGTGCGGCATATTGTCCTCATTCACCAAAGACAACCGGCTGTCCTACTCCAACTGGGTGCGCCCCATTCTGGTGGACAACGTCCGCTGCGTCGCCATCGATAAGAAACTCGAAGAAGACAATCCGCAGATGTTCCGTTTCCTGATGGACTTTGCCGCCGACAACGACTTGCGCATCATCGACTGCAAAGAGCTTTTGAAAGAACAGGAAGCCAAAGCGCAAGGAGAACCTGCCGAACGCGTCCCGCTGGCGCAAGCCATCGAAGAAAAACACGCCGCCGAAAAAGCGCCGGTCCAAGCCGCCGCTGCCGACTACGTTTTGCGCGAAATCCCGCCCGAAGACACATCCACCGCCTTCGCCGCCCTCAGCGTCCTGCGTTCTTCATTGACCGACATCAGCAAATTCACCGAACAAATCAACACCGTCCAACGCCCCGCCGGCTATCGCCTCTTGGGTATTTTCGAAGAAGGCAAACACAACGCCGTCGCTGTCTGCGGCTTCCGCGAATCCTGCAACCTCGCCAGCGGCCGCCATATCCACATCGACGACATCGTTACCCTGCCGCAAAGCCGCCGCAAAGGCTACGCCTCCCGCCTGTTGGCAGAAGTCCGCAAAATCGGCGCGGAAACAGGCGTGACTAAAATCCACCTCAACGTCCACGTCAATCACGACCGCGTCGATGCGCACCGTCTGTATTTCAAAAACGGCTTCGAAATCTGCGCATACCATTTCCGCTGCGATCCTAAATAA
- a CDS encoding DNA recombination protein RmuC, with translation MNVPLLLTAALAFLSGALITWLLARNKAQTQQFALMQSLTECRQHLEFAEQNQAQTASELADARYHVQDLQGELQELGNRFAAAERQIGYLQEREQEAGRLKQDYAELQENAHNLHVRNERLHIQLEQERLAADEKLKLLAEARQSLGDQFQNLANTILEEKSRRFTEQNRDHLSQLLTPLNERIHGFSELVQQTYEKEARERLTLENELKRLQTLNTQLHSDAKALTDALTGTQNKTQGNWGEMILESVLEHSGLQKGREYTVQAAAVRQEEDGARRLQPDVLVNLPEGKQIVIDSKVSLTAYVRYTQAADAETVERELAAHVASIRAHIRSLSQKDYTDLEGVRTLDFVFMFIPVEPAYLLALQHDAALFQECFDKRIMPVGPSTLLATLRTVAHIWRNEQQNQNALAIAAEGGRLYDKFTGFVQTLEAVGKNIDQAQSQFQQAYKQLSQGRGNLVSRAEKLRALGVKTTKRLQRDLAETAQESALQDKGLPEGEED, from the coding sequence ATGAATGTCCCGCTCCTCCTAACCGCCGCGCTCGCCTTTTTGTCCGGCGCGCTCATCACTTGGCTGCTCGCCCGCAACAAGGCGCAGACGCAGCAGTTTGCCCTGATGCAATCGCTTACCGAGTGCCGCCAGCATCTTGAATTTGCCGAACAAAATCAGGCGCAAACCGCATCCGAGCTTGCCGACGCGCGCTATCATGTCCAAGATTTGCAGGGCGAGTTGCAGGAATTGGGCAACCGCTTCGCCGCCGCCGAACGCCAAATCGGCTATCTTCAAGAGCGCGAACAGGAAGCAGGTCGTCTGAAACAAGATTACGCCGAGCTTCAGGAAAACGCGCACAACCTGCATGTCCGCAACGAACGCCTCCACATCCAGCTCGAACAGGAACGCCTCGCCGCCGACGAAAAGCTCAAGCTCCTTGCCGAAGCCCGCCAAAGCCTGGGCGACCAGTTCCAAAACCTTGCCAACACCATTTTGGAAGAGAAAAGCCGCCGTTTCACCGAGCAAAACCGCGACCACCTCAGCCAACTGCTGACCCCGCTCAACGAACGCATCCACGGCTTCAGCGAGCTGGTTCAGCAAACCTACGAAAAAGAAGCGCGCGAACGGCTGACCCTCGAAAACGAACTCAAACGCCTGCAAACCCTCAACACCCAACTGCACAGCGACGCCAAAGCCCTCACCGACGCGCTCACCGGCACGCAAAACAAAACCCAAGGCAACTGGGGCGAGATGATTTTGGAAAGCGTTTTGGAACATTCCGGCCTGCAAAAAGGACGCGAATACACCGTCCAAGCCGCCGCCGTCCGCCAAGAAGAAGACGGCGCGCGCCGCCTCCAGCCCGACGTCCTCGTCAACCTGCCCGAAGGCAAGCAAATCGTCATCGATTCCAAAGTCTCGCTGACCGCCTACGTCCGCTATACCCAAGCCGCCGACGCCGAAACCGTCGAGCGCGAACTCGCCGCCCACGTCGCCAGTATCCGCGCCCACATCCGCAGCCTGTCGCAAAAAGACTATACCGACCTCGAAGGCGTGCGCACGCTGGACTTCGTGTTTATGTTCATCCCCGTCGAACCCGCCTACCTGCTCGCCCTGCAACACGATGCCGCCCTGTTCCAAGAATGTTTCGACAAGCGCATCATGCCGGTCGGCCCGAGTACGCTGCTCGCCACCCTGCGCACCGTCGCCCACATCTGGCGCAACGAACAGCAAAACCAAAACGCCCTCGCCATCGCGGCAGAAGGCGGCAGGCTTTACGACAAATTCACCGGCTTCGTCCAAACGCTCGAGGCCGTCGGCAAGAACATCGACCAAGCGCAAAGCCAGTTCCAACAAGCCTACAAACAGCTCTCGCAAGGACGCGGCAACCTCGTCAGCCGCGCCGAAAAACTGCGCGCGCTGGGCGTCAAAACCACCAAACGCCTGCAACGCGATTTGGCGGAAACCGCCCAAGAATCCGCCTTGCAGGATAAAGGTTTGCCGGAAGGGGAAGAAGATTGA
- a CDS encoding ABC transporter ATP-binding protein, translated as MLRLTDICKRFDSKTVADRISLTVSAGETLAVLGRSGCGKSTLLKIIAGIVKPDSGEVWLDGQDITAVPPEKRNVSLMFQDYALFPHLTAQENVGFGLKMRLLPKAEIEAQTMQALRDIGLENEARRKPGSLSGGEQQRLALARALIIKPSLLLLDEAFSSLDTHLRHTLYRLTDESIRRQNIPAVLVTHSPEEAAALADHIALMHEGRILQYGTPAELFRRPADAQAARLLGLPNTDDTRHIPTHAIRPDPQSTPCRILSLTPLPDSLRLTFAHPEYGELTTLLPAGQLPDGDTVPIHIDKEQIVWFESSR; from the coding sequence ATGCTCCGACTTACCGACATCTGCAAACGCTTCGACAGCAAAACCGTCGCCGACCGCATCAGCCTGACCGTGTCCGCAGGTGAAACCCTCGCCGTCCTCGGACGCTCCGGCTGCGGCAAATCCACCCTGCTCAAAATCATCGCAGGCATCGTCAAACCCGACAGCGGCGAAGTCTGGCTGGACGGGCAGGACATCACCGCCGTCCCGCCCGAAAAACGCAACGTCTCGCTGATGTTTCAAGACTACGCCCTGTTCCCGCACCTGACCGCCCAAGAAAACGTCGGCTTCGGACTCAAAATGCGCCTCCTGCCCAAAGCCGAAATCGAAGCGCAAACCATGCAGGCGCTGCGCGACATCGGTTTGGAAAACGAAGCCCGCCGCAAACCCGGCAGCCTCTCCGGCGGCGAACAGCAACGCCTCGCCCTCGCCCGCGCCCTGATTATCAAACCGTCCCTGCTCCTCTTGGACGAAGCCTTCTCCAGCCTCGACACCCACCTGCGCCACACCCTCTACCGCCTGACCGACGAGAGCATCCGCCGTCAAAACATCCCCGCCGTCCTCGTAACCCATTCCCCCGAAGAAGCCGCCGCGCTGGCAGACCATATCGCCCTCATGCACGAAGGGCGCATCCTCCAATACGGCACGCCCGCCGAACTCTTCCGCCGCCCGGCCGACGCCCAGGCCGCCCGCCTGCTCGGGCTGCCCAACACCGACGATACGCGCCACATCCCTACGCACGCCATCCGCCCCGACCCGCAAAGCACACCCTGCCGCATCCTGTCCCTCACCCCCCTACCCGACAGCCTGCGCCTGACCTTCGCCCACCCCGAATACGGCGAACTGACCACCCTCCTACCCGCCGGACAGCTACCCGACGGCGATACCGTGCCGATACATATCGATAAAGAACAAATCGTCTGGTTTGAATCATCGCGCTGA
- a CDS encoding NUDIX domain-containing protein, whose translation MSSHPCFSETIDRRTHDALYDWARASYGAADDWNTLYLNGLALGRLNPFWRERIKQDWQEGLSEISDDLCLQTDNWLAMGDSLQHLAHEWKSLGLLYGWRDEKFDVCGDAGKVLFALERAAFRPFGLMSQAVHLNGLVQTDGGWHFWIGRRSPHKAVDPDKLDNLVGGGIASGETPFEAVCRESEEEAGLMPPALDTLRPAARIHSLRPVSRGIHNEILHIFDIVLPESVRPENQDGEVAGFELMNVSQLIETMLSQTMMHDAQLVTLEALKRYGALDRQHPLSLWLDSLCR comes from the coding sequence ATGTCTTCGCACCCTTGTTTTTCCGAAACGATCGACCGCCGCACCCACGACGCGCTCTACGATTGGGCGCGGGCAAGTTACGGCGCGGCAGACGACTGGAACACGCTCTATCTGAACGGGCTGGCTTTGGGTCGTCTGAATCCGTTTTGGCGCGAACGGATCAAACAAGACTGGCAGGAAGGGCTTTCTGAAATTTCAGACGACCTCTGCCTGCAAACGGACAACTGGCTGGCGATGGGCGACAGTTTGCAGCACTTGGCGCACGAATGGAAAAGCCTCGGACTGCTGTACGGCTGGCGCGACGAAAAGTTTGACGTGTGCGGCGACGCAGGCAAGGTGCTTTTTGCGTTGGAACGCGCCGCCTTCCGCCCGTTCGGACTCATGAGCCAAGCCGTCCACCTCAACGGACTGGTGCAAACCGACGGCGGCTGGCATTTTTGGATAGGCCGCCGCAGCCCGCACAAAGCCGTCGATCCCGACAAACTCGACAACCTCGTCGGCGGCGGCATTGCCAGCGGCGAAACCCCGTTTGAAGCCGTCTGCCGCGAAAGCGAAGAAGAAGCCGGACTGATGCCGCCCGCCCTCGACACCCTCCGACCCGCCGCCCGAATCCACAGCCTGCGCCCCGTATCGCGCGGTATCCACAACGAAATCCTGCACATCTTCGACATCGTCCTGCCCGAATCCGTCCGCCCCGAAAACCAAGACGGCGAAGTCGCAGGGTTTGAATTGATGAACGTTTCGCAACTCATCGAAACCATGTTGTCCCAAACCATGATGCACGATGCCCAGCTCGTTACCCTCGAAGCCCTCAAACGCTACGGCGCGCTCGACAGGCAGCATCCGTTAAGCCTATGGCTGGACAGCCTTTGCCGCTGA
- a CDS encoding carbonic anhydrase, with protein MSELSEILAYNQNFVESGEYEKYLTDKYPGRELAILSCMDARIIELLPNALGLKNGDAKVIKNAGAVVTHPWGSVMRSLLVAVFELKVKEIMVIAHHDCGMKGLNAAGFLEKVHESDIPDDRIETLRNAGIDLDDWLTGFDNVEDSVRHTVKVIRNHPLMPADIAVHGLVIHPTTGKLTLVVDGSPEAKSLSDDPANP; from the coding sequence ATGAGCGAATTGAGCGAAATTCTCGCCTATAACCAAAATTTTGTCGAATCGGGCGAATACGAAAAATATTTAACCGACAAATATCCCGGCCGCGAACTGGCCATCCTGTCCTGCATGGACGCGCGCATCATCGAGCTGCTGCCCAACGCGCTCGGACTGAAAAACGGCGACGCCAAAGTCATCAAAAACGCCGGCGCAGTCGTTACCCATCCCTGGGGATCCGTCATGCGCAGCCTTTTGGTCGCCGTGTTCGAACTTAAAGTCAAAGAAATCATGGTCATCGCCCACCACGACTGCGGCATGAAGGGGCTGAACGCCGCCGGTTTCCTTGAAAAAGTACACGAAAGCGACATTCCCGACGACCGCATCGAAACCCTGCGCAACGCCGGCATCGACCTCGACGACTGGCTGACCGGTTTCGACAACGTAGAAGACAGCGTCCGCCACACCGTCAAAGTCATCCGCAACCACCCGCTCATGCCCGCCGACATCGCCGTCCACGGACTCGTCATCCACCCGACCACCGGCAAACTCACCCTGGTTGTCGACGGCAGCCCCGAGGCAAAAAGCCTTTCAGACGACCCCGCCAACCCATAA
- the nadD gene encoding nicotinate-nucleotide adenylyltransferase translates to MKNIGLFGGTFDPIHNGHLHIARAFADEIGLDTVVFLPAGDPYHKDPSRACAQDRLIMTELAIADDPRFAASDCDIVRDGATYTFDTVQIFRQQFPAAQLWWLMGSDSLMKLHTWKKWQTLVRQTHIAVAMRQGDNLNQTPRELHAWLGEALQNGSVRILNAPLHNTSSTQIRQTLQSGRLSDDLPPQVARHIREHKLYQSGK, encoded by the coding sequence ATGAAAAACATCGGACTTTTCGGCGGCACCTTCGACCCCATCCACAACGGCCACCTCCACATCGCCCGCGCCTTCGCCGACGAAATCGGACTCGACACCGTCGTCTTCCTGCCCGCAGGCGACCCCTACCACAAAGACCCGTCCCGCGCCTGTGCCCAAGACCGCCTCATCATGACCGAACTGGCTATCGCCGACGACCCCCGCTTCGCCGCCAGCGACTGCGACATCGTCCGCGACGGCGCAACGTACACCTTCGACACCGTCCAAATCTTCCGCCAGCAATTCCCCGCCGCCCAACTTTGGTGGCTCATGGGCAGCGACAGCCTCATGAAACTGCACACTTGGAAAAAATGGCAGACCCTCGTGCGCCAAACCCACATCGCCGTCGCCATGCGCCAAGGCGACAACCTCAACCAAACCCCGCGCGAACTCCACGCCTGGCTGGGCGAAGCCCTCCAAAACGGCAGCGTCCGTATCCTCAACGCCCCCCTGCACAACACCTCCTCCACCCAAATCCGCCAAACCCTCCAAAGCGGCAGACTTTCAGACGACCTCCCGCCCCAAGTCGCCCGCCACATCCGCGAACACAAACTGTACCAAAGCGGAAAATAG
- the rsfS gene encoding ribosome silencing factor has protein sequence MNEQELQDLQKMVETAVEALEDIKAKDISVLETQEKTSLFARMIIASGDSTRQVKALANNVAVSLKEAGFEILSTEGDSGEWTLVDAGDLVVHVMLPAVRDFYDIDTLWGGEKPSFHAGAQKPWHAAD, from the coding sequence ATGAACGAACAAGAACTGCAGGACCTGCAAAAAATGGTCGAAACCGCCGTCGAAGCCCTCGAAGACATCAAAGCCAAAGACATCTCCGTCCTCGAAACCCAAGAAAAAACCTCACTGTTCGCCCGCATGATCATCGCCAGCGGCGACAGCACCCGCCAAGTCAAAGCCCTCGCCAACAACGTCGCCGTCAGCCTCAAAGAAGCCGGCTTCGAAATCCTCAGCACCGAAGGCGACAGCGGCGAATGGACGCTCGTTGACGCAGGCGACCTCGTCGTCCATGTCATGCTGCCCGCCGTCCGCGACTTCTACGACATCGACACCCTCTGGGGCGGCGAAAAACCCAGCTTCCACGCCGGCGCGCAAAAACCCTGGCACGCCGCCGACTAA
- the rlmH gene encoding 23S rRNA (pseudouridine(1915)-N(3))-methyltransferase RlmH, producing the protein MNITVLAVGTKMPRWVDEAVGEYAKRFGRDVAYTLKEIKPEKRGAGVNAAQGMAAEEKRILEAIPQGAFLIVLDERGKASTSVELAEHLKSWQQNGEHVCFVIGGADGMTDRLKQQARMMMRLSSLTLPHGMVRVLLTEQLYRAVSILHNHPYHRE; encoded by the coding sequence ATGAACATCACCGTCCTCGCCGTCGGCACCAAAATGCCCCGCTGGGTGGACGAAGCCGTCGGCGAATACGCCAAACGCTTCGGACGCGACGTCGCCTACACCCTCAAAGAAATCAAACCCGAAAAACGCGGCGCAGGCGTCAACGCCGCACAAGGCATGGCGGCGGAAGAAAAACGCATCCTCGAAGCCATCCCCCAAGGCGCATTCCTCATCGTCCTCGACGAACGCGGCAAAGCCTCAACCTCCGTCGAGCTGGCGGAACACCTCAAAAGCTGGCAGCAAAACGGCGAACACGTCTGCTTCGTCATCGGCGGCGCCGACGGCATGACCGACCGCCTCAAACAACAAGCCCGCATGATGATGCGCCTCTCCAGCCTCACTCTCCCGCACGGCATGGTGCGTGTTCTGCTGACCGAACAGCTCTACCGCGCCGTTTCCATCCTCCACAACCATCCCTACCACCGCGAATGA
- a CDS encoding CopD family protein codes for MYLWFKLLHVFFVISWFAGLFYLPRIFVNLAQVEAAEQPVEYERLSAMSRRLYKFMSPLGFGTLVFGILIPFVTGWWGQGWLHVKLLMGLLLLAYQFYCGALLRGFEEKRNTHSHKWYRVFNEVPVLMMVVALYMVVFKPF; via the coding sequence ATGTATTTGTGGTTTAAGCTCTTGCATGTGTTTTTTGTGATTTCGTGGTTTGCCGGGCTGTTTTACCTGCCGCGGATTTTTGTGAATCTGGCGCAGGTCGAAGCGGCGGAGCAGCCGGTGGAATATGAGCGGCTCTCGGCGATGTCGCGGCGGCTGTATAAGTTTATGTCGCCGTTGGGGTTCGGGACGCTGGTGTTCGGCATTTTGATTCCGTTTGTGACGGGCTGGTGGGGGCAGGGCTGGCTGCACGTGAAGCTGTTGATGGGCCTGCTGCTTTTGGCTTATCAATTTTATTGCGGCGCGCTGCTTCGCGGCTTTGAGGAAAAACGCAATACGCATTCGCACAAGTGGTACAGGGTGTTTAACGAAGTGCCTGTATTGATGATGGTCGTGGCTTTGTATATGGTGGTGTTCAAGCCGTTTTAA
- a CDS encoding CYTH domain-containing protein, whose product MTIEIERRFLLKNDDWKREASAPQVLRQGYLSVEKERTIRVRIIDDKAWLTLKGYISDVSRSEFEYEIPLAHARQMMETMCPFKMEKHRYRVEFKGFVFEIDEYFGDNAPLVVAEVELPAEDAPFEKPDWLGAEITSEGKFTNAYLSKHPYSTW is encoded by the coding sequence ATGACTATTGAAATCGAACGCCGCTTCCTGTTGAAAAACGATGACTGGAAGCGCGAAGCCTCCGCGCCGCAGGTGTTGCGGCAGGGCTATTTGAGCGTGGAAAAAGAGCGCACCATCCGCGTGCGCATTATTGACGACAAGGCTTGGCTGACTTTGAAAGGCTATATTTCGGATGTCAGCCGCAGCGAGTTTGAATACGAAATTCCTTTGGCGCACGCGCGGCAGATGATGGAGACGATGTGTCCGTTTAAGATGGAAAAACACCGTTATCGGGTGGAATTTAAGGGCTTTGTGTTTGAAATCGACGAGTATTTCGGCGACAACGCGCCTTTGGTGGTGGCGGAGGTCGAGCTGCCTGCGGAAGATGCGCCGTTTGAAAAACCGGACTGGCTGGGCGCGGAGATTACGTCGGAAGGAAAATTTACCAATGCGTATTTGAGCAAGCATCCTTATTCGACTTGGTAG
- a CDS encoding murein transglycosylase A, with protein MKKHLYRITLLTIAAAVLSACPSKRIKKLPEVDTTTIKGPDRPTGTPDPAGTTVSGGGATYTVVSHQELPHWNTQHFAQSLQSFRLGCEKLKNRAGWQDVCAQAMQTPLHHFQAKHFFERYFTPWQVSNNGNPAGTITGYYEPVLLGDDKATSKARFPIYGIPNDFVSVPLSANLRGSKATVRIRQTGANSGVIDNSGTHTADLSQFPITARSTALKGRFEGSRFVPYYTRNQINGGALNGKAPILGYAEDPVELFFMHIQGSGRLKTPSGKYIRVGFADKNEHPYVSIGRYMADKGYLPLAQTSMQGIKAYMKQNPGRLAEVLGQNPSYVFFRELTGSSEAGPVGALGTPLLGEYAGAIDRHYITLGAPLFVATAHPTTKKALNRLIMAQDTGSAIKGAVRVDYFWGYGDEAGEVAGKMKTTGYVWQLLPNGMKPGYQP; from the coding sequence ATGAAAAAACACCTATACCGCATCACACTCCTCACCATCGCCGCAGCCGTCCTCTCCGCCTGCCCGAGCAAACGCATCAAAAAACTCCCCGAAGTCGACACCACCACCATCAAAGGCCCCGACCGCCCAACCGGCACGCCCGACCCCGCAGGCACTACTGTCAGCGGCGGCGGCGCGACCTACACCGTCGTGTCCCACCAAGAACTGCCGCACTGGAACACCCAACACTTCGCCCAAAGCCTCCAATCCTTCCGCTTAGGCTGCGAGAAACTCAAAAACCGCGCAGGCTGGCAAGATGTCTGCGCCCAAGCCATGCAGACGCCCCTCCACCATTTCCAAGCCAAACATTTCTTCGAACGCTATTTCACCCCTTGGCAGGTCAGCAACAACGGCAACCCCGCAGGTACCATTACCGGCTACTACGAACCCGTCCTGCTCGGCGATGACAAAGCCACAAGCAAAGCCCGCTTCCCCATCTACGGCATCCCCAACGACTTCGTCTCCGTCCCCCTGTCCGCCAATTTGAGAGGCAGCAAAGCCACCGTCCGCATCCGCCAAACCGGTGCCAACAGCGGCGTCATCGACAACAGCGGCACACACACCGCCGACCTGTCCCAATTCCCCATTACCGCCCGCAGCACCGCCCTCAAAGGCAGATTTGAAGGCAGCCGCTTCGTTCCTTATTACACCCGCAACCAAATCAACGGCGGCGCGCTCAACGGCAAAGCCCCCATCCTCGGTTACGCAGAAGACCCCGTCGAACTCTTCTTCATGCACATCCAAGGTTCGGGTCGTCTGAAAACCCCGTCCGGCAAATACATCCGCGTCGGATTCGCCGACAAAAACGAACACCCCTACGTCTCCATCGGACGCTACATGGCGGACAAAGGCTACCTCCCCCTCGCACAAACCAGCATGCAGGGCATCAAAGCCTACATGAAGCAAAACCCCGGCCGCCTCGCCGAAGTCTTGGGACAAAACCCCAGCTACGTCTTCTTCCGCGAACTGACCGGCAGCAGCGAAGCCGGCCCGGTCGGCGCATTGGGCACACCGCTCTTGGGTGAATACGCAGGCGCCATCGACCGCCACTACATCACCTTAGGCGCGCCGCTGTTTGTCGCCACCGCCCATCCGACCACCAAAAAAGCCCTCAACCGCCTCATCATGGCGCAAGACACAGGCAGCGCCATCAAAGGCGCCGTCCGCGTGGACTACTTCTGGGGCTACGGCGACGAAGCAGGCGAAGTTGCCGGCAAAATGAAAACCACAGGCTACGTCTGGCAACTCCTGCCCAACGGCATGAAACCCGGCTATCAGCCTTAA
- the efeU gene encoding iron uptake transporter permease EfeU has translation MLIAFLIMLREGIEAALIVGIVAGFLKQSGHSRLMPKVWLGVALAALMCLGIGYGIHSATGEIPQKEQEFVVGVIGLVAVAMLTYMILWMKKAARSMKQQLQDSVQTALNRGNGQGWALVGMAFLAVAREGLESVFFLLAVFQQSPTWSMPVGAVLGLLAAVVIGALIYQGGMRLNLAKFFRWTGAFLIVVAAGLVAGSLRALHEAGVWNHLQEVVFDSSKYLHEDSPLGVLLGGFFGYTDHPTQGEVLAWLLYLVPVMIWFLHGSRPAAVQRSSESH, from the coding sequence ATGTTGATTGCTTTTTTGATTATGCTGCGCGAGGGCATCGAGGCCGCCCTGATTGTGGGCATCGTCGCCGGTTTTTTGAAACAGTCGGGACATTCGCGGCTGATGCCTAAGGTGTGGCTGGGTGTGGCTTTGGCTGCGCTGATGTGTTTGGGCATCGGATACGGCATCCATTCGGCAACGGGCGAGATTCCTCAGAAGGAGCAGGAATTTGTGGTCGGCGTTATCGGTTTGGTGGCGGTGGCGATGCTGACTTATATGATTTTATGGATGAAAAAAGCCGCCCGTTCGATGAAGCAGCAGCTTCAGGATTCGGTTCAGACGGCCTTAAACCGCGGCAACGGCCAAGGTTGGGCTTTGGTCGGCATGGCTTTTCTGGCTGTGGCGCGCGAGGGGCTGGAGAGTGTGTTTTTCCTCTTGGCGGTGTTTCAGCAGAGTCCGACTTGGTCTATGCCCGTCGGCGCGGTATTGGGGCTGCTGGCCGCAGTGGTCATCGGCGCGCTGATTTATCAGGGCGGTATGCGTCTGAATCTGGCGAAGTTTTTCCGCTGGACGGGCGCGTTTTTGATTGTGGTGGCCGCCGGTTTGGTGGCCGGCTCGCTGCGCGCGCTGCATGAGGCGGGCGTGTGGAACCACCTGCAAGAGGTGGTGTTTGATTCTTCCAAATACCTGCATGAAGACAGCCCGCTGGGCGTGCTGCTCGGCGGCTTCTTCGGCTATACCGACCACCCGACGCAGGGCGAGGTGCTGGCGTGGCTGCTGTATTTGGTTCCGGTCATGATTTGGTTTCTGCACGGCAGCAGGCCCGCCGCGGTGCAGAGGTCGTCTGAAAGCCATTAG
- the efeO gene encoding iron uptake system protein EfeO, which yields MKKLNITALSVMLALGLTACQPPEAEKSAPAASGASSANAGGSVNIGVNDTACEPMELTVPSGQVVFNIKNNSGRKLEWEILKGVMVVDERENIAPGLSDKMTVTLLPGEYEMTCGLLTNPRGKLVVTDSGFKDTGNEADLEKLAKPLADYKVYVQGEAKELVAKTKAFTDAVKAGDIEKAKSLFAATRTHYERIEPIAELFNELDPAIDAREDDFKDKTEDAAFTGFHRIEHALWVKKDVSGVKDIADKLMKDVEALQKEIDALSFPPNKVVGGAAVLIEEVAGSKISGEEDRYSHTDLSDFQANIEGAQKIVELFRPMIAEKNKALLEKVDANFKQVTDILAKYKTKDGFETYDKLSEADRKTLQAPINALAEDLSQLRGTLGLK from the coding sequence ATGAAAAAACTCAATATAACTGCTTTATCCGTGATGCTGGCTTTGGGTCTGACCGCGTGTCAGCCGCCCGAAGCGGAAAAATCCGCGCCTGCCGCGTCAGGTGCATCAAGCGCGAATGCTGGCGGCTCCGTCAATATCGGCGTGAACGATACCGCCTGCGAACCGATGGAACTGACCGTACCGAGCGGACAAGTCGTGTTCAACATCAAAAACAACAGCGGCCGCAAGCTCGAATGGGAAATCCTCAAAGGCGTGATGGTGGTCGACGAGCGCGAAAACATCGCCCCCGGACTTTCCGACAAAATGACCGTTACCCTGCTGCCGGGCGAATACGAAATGACCTGCGGCCTCTTGACCAACCCGCGCGGCAAGTTGGTGGTAACCGACAGCGGCTTTAAAGACACCGGCAACGAAGCCGATTTGGAAAAACTTGCCAAACCGCTTGCCGACTATAAAGTTTACGTCCAAGGCGAAGCCAAAGAGCTGGTTGCCAAAACCAAAGCCTTCACTGACGCCGTCAAAGCGGGCGACATCGAAAAAGCCAAATCCCTGTTTGCCGCCACCCGCACCCACTACGAACGCATCGAGCCGATTGCCGAACTCTTCAACGAACTCGACCCCGCCATCGACGCGCGTGAAGACGACTTCAAAGACAAAACCGAAGACGCGGCCTTCACCGGCTTCCACCGCATCGAACACGCCCTGTGGGTCAAAAAAGACGTATCCGGCGTGAAAGACATTGCCGACAAACTCATGAAAGACGTTGAAGCCCTGCAAAAAGAAATCGACGCCCTCTCCTTCCCGCCGAACAAAGTCGTCGGCGGCGCGGCAGTGTTGATTGAAGAAGTTGCCGGCAGCAAAATCAGCGGCGAAGAAGACCGTTACAGCCACACCGACTTGAGCGACTTCCAAGCCAACATCGAAGGCGCGCAAAAAATCGTCGAACTCTTCCGTCCGATGATTGCCGAGAAAAACAAAGCCCTGCTCGAGAAAGTCGATGCCAACTTCAAACAAGTAACCGACATCCTCGCCAAATACAAAACCAAAGACGGCTTTGAAACCTACGACAAACTCAGCGAAGCAGACCGCAAAACCCTTCAGGCACCGATTAACGCCCTTGCCGAAGACCTGAGCCAACTGCGCGGCACACTGGGTCTCAAATAA